A region of Solanum dulcamara chromosome 7, daSolDulc1.2, whole genome shotgun sequence DNA encodes the following proteins:
- the LOC129894631 gene encoding uncharacterized protein LOC129894631 encodes MSYFELKSYIKDLGYTTECDFFIKWDGLLASLELEYVPNVSDNLLGEESLNEAEDCNLNNQPPSFTSPSNPTMETSFDPETSNTTFEVPSYTVCSFLVASPSTVRSSPVASPSAVPVASPSVVPPSCSVSSPSVVPPPCSVPSPTVVPPPSIVPSPFTVPPPSIVPPLFTDPTYDELEDVSGSEEDTSEILRLKVMSIKSMSI; translated from the exons ATGTCTTACTTTGAGTTGAAGAGCTACATAAAGGATCTAGGATATACTACAGAATGTGACTTTTTCATTAAATGGGATGGGCTACTG GCCTCACTTGAATTGGAGTATGTCCCTAATGTGAGCGACAATTTGTTAGGTGAGGAATCTTTGAATGAGGCTGAAGATTGTAACCTTAATAATCAACCTCCTTCTTTtacttctccttcaaatcctaCTATGGAGACTTCATTTGATCCTGAAACTTCCAACACTACTTTTGAAGTTCCTTCTTATACCGTGTGTTCATTTCTTGTAGCTTCTCCTTCTACTGTGCGTTCATCTCCTGTAGCTTCTCCTTCGGCTGTTCCTGTAGCTTCTCCTTCTGTTGTACCTCCTTCTTGTAGTGTGTCTTCTCCTTCTGTTGTGCCTCCTCCTTGTAGTGTACCTTCTCCTACTGTTGTGCCTCCTCCTTCTATTGTACCTTCTCCTTTTACTGTGCCTCCTCCTTCTATAGTACCTCCTCTTTTTACTGATCCAACTTATGATGAACTAGAAGATGTTTCAGGATCAGAAGAGGATACTAGTGAAATATTGAGGTTGAAAGTGATGTCCATCAAGAGTATGTCGATATAA
- the LOC129893974 gene encoding uncharacterized protein LOC129893974 gives MDAQRALLDELMGSARNLTEDERRGFKEVKWDDKEVCAYYMVRFCPHDLFVNTRSDLGPCTKIHEAKLKESFEKSPRHDSYVPKFEAELAHFCEKLVMDLDKKVRRGRERLAQEVEVPPPPPISAEKSEQLSVLEEKIKNLLEQVESLGEAGKVDEAEALMRKVEMLNVEKTALTQQSQLNSALMIAQEKKMALCETCGSFLVANDAAERTQSHVTGKQHVGYGMVRDFLSEYKAAKEKAREEERLAREKEAEERKKLREKEYDSRRRRSDSSDRDKHKDRDHDRERDRYRGRDRDPDRSLDRNGRGNRDFDRGTDWKHGTSRNGRNRSRERYRERDRSRSRSPIRHGSKRSRSPVHKY, from the exons ATGGACGCTCAGAGAGCTTTGTTGGATGAACTAATGGGCTCAG CTCGGAATTTAACTGAAGACGAGAGGAGAGGGTTCAAGGAAGTCAAATGGGACGATAAGGAAGTATGTGCATATTATATGGTTCGATTTTGCCCCCACGATCTGTTCGTCAATACTCGAAGTGATTTGG GACCCTGCACTAAAATTCATGAAGCAAAGTTGAAGGAAAG tTTTGAGAAATCTCCAAGACACGATTCTTATGTTCCCAAGTTTGAAGCAGAACTAGCCCATTTCTGTGAGAAGTTG GTGATGGACTTGGATAAGAAAGTGAGGCGCGGTCGAGAACGCCTTGCTCAGGAGGTTGAAGTTCCCCCACCTCCTCCAATATCAGCAGAAAAATCTGAGCAGTTATCTGTCTTGGAGGAGAAGATTAAAAACTTGCTAGAACAAGTGGAGTCTCTTGGTGAAGCTGGGAAAGTTGATGAAGCTGAAGCTCTCATGAGAAAG GTGGAAATGCTAAATGTTGAAAAGACTGCCTTGACTCAGCAATCCCAGCTGAACAGTGCACTAATGATTGCACAAGAGAAAAAGATGGCTTTGTGCGAGACATGTGGTTCCTTTCTTGTCGCAAATGATGCTGCAGAGAGAACTCAGTCTCACGTCACTGGTAAGCAGCATGTTGGTTATGGAATGGTTCGAGATTTCTTATCTGAGTACAAG GCTGCTAAAGAGAAGGCAAGGGAAGAGGAAAGGTTAGCCAGGGAGAAAGAAGCagaagaaaggaaaaagctAAGGGAGAAAGAATATGATAGCAGACGACGAAGAAGTGACTCATCTGACAGGGACAAGCACAAAGATCGAGATCATGACAGGGAACGGGATCGCTACCGAGGAAGAGATCGTGACCCTGACAGATCCCTTGACAGAAATGGCAGAGGAAACCGTGATTTTGATAGGGGAACAGATTGGAAACATGGGACTTCCAGAAATGGGAGAAACAGAAGCAGGGAGAGATACCGGGAACGCGATAGGAGCAGGTCACGCTCTCCTATTAGACATGGTTCCAAGAGGTCCAGGAGTCCAGTTCACAAGTACTAG